One genomic region from Arthrobacter sp. FB24 encodes:
- a CDS encoding AMP-binding protein translates to MGTKSYQDSYAQSLDRPDEFWLDAAGKISWSTPPTRALDSARAPLYSWFPDGVLNTSYNALDRHVAAGRGGQDALIYDSAMLGIQRRFSYAELTELVGRFAGVLRRRGVGKGDRVVIYMPMIPEAAIAMLATARLGAVHSVVFGGFAPKELAARIRDAAPAVVVTASGGIEPSRRIEYLPAVEEALRLAGAPGLPVVVAAREGFASSVSDHPGWLDWDTEMAAAEPAAPVDVKATDPLYILYTSGTTGAPKGVVRDNGGHAVALSWTMENVYGIGPGNVMWTASDVGWVVGHSYIVYGPLLAGATTVLYEGKPVGTPDAGAFWRVIRDHKVNVLFTAPTALRAIRKADPEAKLLRDYDISSLRTLFAAGERLDTDTFHWAAQTLGVPVVDHWWQTETGWAICANPRGLEELPIKAGSPSVPMPGFRLNIVDGLGEDVETGTEGNIVLGLPLPPGTLTTLWGDDERYVSSYLQAFEGSYATGDSGYRDEDGYVFVMGRTDDIINVAGHRLSTGAMEQVIGQHPAVAECAVIGLADPLKGQRPSGYVVLKSGVDVPEDILVKDLIALVRRDIGAVADFKHVAVVDALPKTRSGKILRKTMRQIADGEEYVVPSTIEDAGVIDQLIETLRPAGPRN, encoded by the coding sequence ATGGGTACCAAGAGCTATCAGGACAGCTACGCACAGAGCCTGGACAGGCCCGACGAGTTCTGGCTGGATGCTGCCGGAAAGATCTCCTGGTCGACGCCCCCGACGCGGGCTCTTGATTCCGCCCGGGCGCCGCTGTACAGCTGGTTTCCGGATGGCGTCCTCAACACGTCCTACAACGCCCTCGACCGTCATGTGGCAGCCGGGCGTGGCGGTCAGGATGCGCTGATCTACGATTCCGCCATGCTCGGGATCCAGCGGCGCTTCAGCTACGCGGAACTCACGGAGCTTGTGGGCCGCTTTGCCGGGGTTCTGCGGCGGCGCGGTGTGGGCAAGGGGGACAGGGTTGTCATTTACATGCCGATGATCCCGGAAGCCGCCATCGCAATGCTGGCTACTGCGCGGCTCGGAGCGGTCCATTCGGTGGTCTTTGGAGGCTTTGCGCCCAAGGAGCTGGCGGCCCGCATCCGGGACGCCGCCCCCGCCGTGGTGGTTACGGCATCCGGCGGAATCGAGCCATCCCGCCGGATCGAATACCTTCCCGCTGTCGAGGAAGCACTCCGCCTCGCCGGCGCTCCGGGGCTCCCCGTGGTCGTCGCGGCCAGGGAGGGGTTTGCCTCCTCGGTCTCTGACCACCCGGGCTGGCTGGACTGGGACACCGAGATGGCGGCCGCAGAACCGGCGGCGCCGGTGGACGTCAAAGCTACTGACCCGCTCTACATCCTCTACACCTCGGGAACCACGGGTGCACCCAAGGGGGTGGTGCGGGACAACGGCGGCCATGCCGTGGCGCTTAGCTGGACCATGGAAAACGTCTACGGCATCGGCCCGGGGAACGTCATGTGGACCGCTTCCGACGTCGGCTGGGTGGTAGGACACTCCTACATCGTCTACGGGCCGCTGCTGGCCGGCGCCACCACCGTCCTCTATGAGGGGAAACCGGTAGGAACACCTGATGCGGGCGCTTTCTGGCGGGTTATCCGGGACCACAAGGTCAATGTCCTCTTTACCGCCCCGACAGCGCTGCGCGCCATCCGCAAAGCCGACCCCGAAGCGAAACTGCTGCGGGACTACGACATCTCCAGCCTGCGAACGCTTTTCGCCGCGGGGGAGCGGCTGGACACAGATACCTTCCACTGGGCCGCGCAGACCCTGGGCGTCCCGGTAGTGGACCACTGGTGGCAGACCGAGACCGGCTGGGCCATCTGCGCCAACCCGCGCGGGCTGGAAGAGCTCCCCATCAAGGCAGGCTCGCCCAGCGTTCCGATGCCGGGCTTCAGGCTCAACATCGTGGACGGACTGGGGGAGGACGTCGAAACCGGGACGGAAGGAAACATTGTGCTCGGGCTGCCGCTGCCGCCCGGAACGCTGACCACTCTCTGGGGCGACGACGAACGCTACGTCTCCTCCTACCTCCAGGCCTTTGAAGGCTCCTACGCCACCGGCGACTCCGGCTACCGGGACGAGGACGGCTACGTGTTCGTGATGGGCCGCACCGACGACATCATCAACGTGGCAGGGCACCGGCTGTCCACCGGCGCCATGGAGCAGGTCATCGGACAGCACCCGGCCGTGGCCGAGTGCGCGGTGATCGGCCTGGCGGATCCGCTGAAGGGCCAGCGGCCCAGCGGCTACGTGGTGCTGAAATCGGGGGTGGACGTGCCGGAGGACATTCTGGTCAAGGACCTGATCGCGCTGGTCCGCCGGGACATCGGAGCCGTCGCGGACTTCAAACACGTGGCAGTGGTCGATGCCCTTCCCAAGACCCGTTCGGGCAAGATCCTTCGCAAGACCATGAGGCAGATTGCGGACGGCGAGGAGTACGTCGTGCCGTCCACGATTGAGGACGCCGGGGTGATCGACCAGCTGATCGAAACGCTGCGTCCGGCCGGGCCCCGGAACTAG
- a CDS encoding GntR family transcriptional regulator: MRASDRAYAALRDDIIEWRLLPGTVLAEVEQSERLGISRTPLREALSRLTAEGLTTTAGGRGVVVTDISLDDIDELFELRETLEGKAAALAAERGDSATFEQLRLELLQAPELINGTDPGRHAYYELAGRLDAAIDAAISNSYLAQAMRSLRVHLVRVRRLAADDTQRLTAAAAEHAAIAEAIAAGNPRLAEAATTLHLHRSLSHVKVTHTPH, encoded by the coding sequence ATGCGCGCCAGCGACAGGGCCTATGCGGCATTGCGCGATGACATCATCGAATGGCGCCTCCTGCCCGGGACTGTCCTCGCGGAAGTGGAGCAGTCCGAGCGGCTGGGCATCTCCCGCACACCTCTGCGGGAGGCCCTAAGCCGGCTGACCGCGGAGGGCTTGACGACGACGGCGGGCGGCCGCGGCGTCGTCGTCACCGATATTTCCCTTGACGACATCGACGAGCTATTCGAACTGCGCGAAACCCTTGAAGGCAAGGCCGCCGCCCTGGCCGCCGAGCGCGGCGACTCCGCGACCTTTGAACAACTCCGCCTTGAGCTCCTCCAGGCTCCGGAGCTGATCAACGGCACCGATCCCGGACGCCATGCCTACTATGAGCTGGCGGGCCGTCTCGACGCGGCTATCGACGCGGCGATTTCCAACTCCTACCTGGCCCAGGCCATGCGCAGCCTCCGCGTGCACCTGGTCCGGGTCCGCCGACTGGCCGCCGACGACACACAACGGCTCACCGCGGCCGCAGCAGAGCACGCCGCCATCGCGGAAGCGATCGCCGCAGGCAATCCCCGGCTGGCCGAAGCGGCCACCACCCTTCATCTGCACCGAAGTCTTTCCCACGTTAAAGTCACGCATACACCTCACTAA
- a CDS encoding response regulator → MSDIRVLVVEDEPVAAAAHGAYVGRLQGFSLAGTAPDGQSALRLLAEFAAAGNPVELVLLDMNLPDLHGLDIARRMRASGLLPDIIAITAVRELNIVRSAVSIGVVQYLIKPFTYATFADKLASYRQFREQLAAGVGGSRSGASQSDVDQAFASLRAPSELPLPKGLSTSTLDAVQEFMKQQADAVSATEVMDALGMSRVTARRYLEYLADAGTVSRTARYGAPGRPENEYRWIRS, encoded by the coding sequence ATGAGCGATATCCGAGTGCTCGTCGTTGAGGACGAGCCGGTGGCCGCGGCAGCGCACGGCGCCTACGTGGGGAGGCTCCAAGGTTTTTCCCTCGCCGGCACGGCTCCTGACGGCCAATCGGCGCTGCGGCTCCTGGCGGAATTTGCTGCCGCCGGCAACCCCGTGGAACTGGTCCTGCTGGACATGAACCTACCCGATCTCCATGGCCTTGACATCGCCCGGCGGATGCGGGCATCAGGCCTGTTGCCGGACATCATCGCGATCACGGCCGTGCGTGAACTCAATATCGTGCGCAGCGCAGTGTCCATCGGGGTGGTTCAGTACCTCATCAAGCCGTTTACCTACGCCACTTTCGCCGACAAGCTGGCCAGCTACCGGCAGTTCCGCGAGCAGCTCGCCGCCGGCGTGGGCGGGAGCAGGTCCGGCGCGTCCCAGAGCGACGTCGACCAGGCGTTCGCGAGCCTGCGGGCGCCCAGTGAGCTGCCGCTTCCCAAGGGCCTGTCGACGTCGACCCTGGACGCCGTGCAGGAGTTCATGAAGCAGCAGGCTGATGCTGTCTCCGCCACGGAAGTCATGGACGCGCTCGGGATGTCCCGCGTGACGGCCCGGCGGTACCTCGAGTACCTTGCGGATGCCGGGACCGTCTCCCGGACCGCCCGGTACGGTGCGCCGGGCAGGCCTGAAAACGAGTACCGCTGGATCAGGAGCTGA